From Paenibacillus polymyxa, the proteins below share one genomic window:
- the ptsP gene encoding phosphoenolpyruvate--protein phosphotransferase, with protein sequence MIEGIGAAAGVAIGKAFVLPSWEWDLPDQKMDTVDLAKEFERLYEGIRTSKSEIQFIKDEFREMVGPEESSIFDAHLAILEDPEFMNEISGIIQRQYKAAEVAVKEAIDHFVTMFDLLDDEYMKERAIDIKDVGNRLLKHLLGAPEVTLPNDTQPYILVAKELSPSQSAHLNPSYVLGIVTMNGGKTSHSAIMARALGIPLVSGLESNLNLPVQTGDMMVVDGDLGRVYVNPEKSVTDHYIVLRDEQRRRKEQLQVLASVEAVTKDGTTLRLAANISSVKELEAALKHGAQGVGLFRTEFLYMDRKSAPDEEEQYEVYRLIAEKAGNHSVVIRTLDIGGDKPLDYLELPEEENPFLGYRAIRISLDWKEMFKTQLTAILRASATGNIKVMYPMISSVEEVRQADVLLKEAMADLDARGLAYNPKIQRGIMIEVPAAAMIADLLAAETDFFSIGTNDLVQYVLAVDRMNEQIAHMYHPYHPAVLRMLRMTAQAAHQAGIDVSVCGEMAGDERSVPLWLELGIHQLSMSPQSLLRVKHRVLNTTASEAMTVARACFGMSTGAAIEDKLTAANISCTPAGPGRQ encoded by the coding sequence ATGATAGAAGGCATCGGCGCCGCAGCAGGTGTGGCCATCGGGAAGGCATTTGTCCTGCCGAGCTGGGAATGGGATTTACCAGATCAAAAAATGGATACGGTAGATCTAGCGAAGGAATTTGAACGATTGTATGAAGGGATACGTACATCCAAAAGTGAAATCCAGTTTATTAAGGATGAGTTTCGAGAGATGGTGGGACCGGAGGAATCCAGCATTTTTGATGCTCATCTTGCGATATTGGAAGATCCGGAATTCATGAATGAAATTAGCGGAATTATTCAGCGTCAGTATAAGGCGGCCGAGGTGGCTGTGAAGGAAGCTATTGATCATTTTGTGACCATGTTTGATTTGCTGGATGATGAATATATGAAGGAGCGGGCAATCGACATTAAGGATGTGGGGAACCGACTGCTCAAGCATTTGCTGGGCGCACCGGAAGTGACTCTTCCCAACGACACACAGCCCTATATTCTGGTAGCCAAGGAGCTTTCGCCATCCCAATCGGCACACCTGAATCCCAGCTACGTGTTGGGGATTGTGACTATGAATGGTGGTAAAACATCGCATTCCGCGATTATGGCCCGTGCGCTTGGTATCCCACTCGTTTCAGGATTGGAGAGCAATTTGAATTTGCCCGTTCAAACCGGAGATATGATGGTTGTGGACGGAGACCTGGGCAGGGTGTATGTAAATCCGGAAAAATCAGTAACAGACCACTATATCGTTTTGCGTGACGAGCAGCGACGCAGAAAAGAGCAGCTTCAGGTACTCGCTTCGGTAGAAGCTGTGACCAAGGATGGAACCACGCTGAGGCTGGCGGCCAATATTAGCTCCGTTAAAGAGCTGGAGGCCGCTTTGAAGCATGGAGCTCAAGGTGTGGGGCTGTTCCGCACGGAATTTTTATATATGGATCGCAAATCTGCTCCTGATGAAGAGGAACAGTATGAAGTATATCGGCTAATAGCGGAAAAGGCAGGCAATCACTCCGTAGTCATCCGTACATTGGATATCGGCGGCGACAAGCCGTTGGATTATCTTGAACTCCCAGAGGAAGAAAATCCTTTTCTAGGTTATCGTGCTATACGGATTAGTTTGGATTGGAAGGAAATGTTTAAAACTCAATTGACTGCAATTTTGCGAGCCAGTGCAACGGGGAATATCAAGGTCATGTACCCGATGATCTCATCCGTGGAGGAAGTCCGTCAGGCAGATGTTCTTTTGAAGGAGGCTATGGCGGATCTGGATGCAAGAGGGCTTGCCTATAATCCCAAAATACAGCGAGGAATTATGATTGAGGTTCCGGCTGCGGCGATGATCGCGGATCTATTAGCAGCTGAAACCGATTTTTTTAGTATCGGAACAAATGATCTAGTTCAGTATGTGCTGGCTGTGGACCGTATGAATGAGCAGATTGCGCATATGTACCATCCATACCACCCGGCTGTACTTCGAATGCTGCGCATGACTGCACAGGCGGCACATCAAGCCGGAATTGATGTGAGTGTCTGCGGTGAGATGGCTGGAGATGAACGGTCGGTTCCACTTTGGCTGGAACTAGGAATACATCAGCTCAGTATGTCCCCCCAATCTTTATTGCGGGTCAAGCATCGTGTGCTGAATACGACCGCATCTGAGGCGATGACAGTTGCTCGTGCTTGCTTTGGCATGTCTACTGGTGCAGCGATCGAAGACAAGCTGACTGCGGCTAATATCAGCTGCACCCCGGCCGGACCTGGGCGGCAGTAA
- a CDS encoding type 1 glutamine amidotransferase domain-containing protein: protein MSRLTGKKVIALVDEEFEDLELWYPVYRVREEGAEVHLAGAEKGKKYIGKYGVPAEAEYAFEELNSSDYDGILVPGGWAPDKLRRYPKVIQLVQEFHAAHKPIGQICHAGWVLISAKILDGVTVTSTPGIRDDMENAGAIWKDEAVVTDGHIVSARRPPDLPPYGKAFCDVLANSAQK from the coding sequence ATGTCAAGACTTACCGGAAAAAAGGTAATTGCCCTGGTAGATGAGGAATTCGAGGATCTGGAATTATGGTACCCGGTGTATCGCGTTCGTGAAGAAGGCGCGGAAGTACATTTAGCCGGTGCTGAAAAGGGTAAAAAGTATATTGGAAAATACGGCGTACCTGCTGAAGCAGAATATGCCTTTGAAGAACTGAATAGCAGCGATTATGACGGAATTCTCGTTCCTGGCGGTTGGGCGCCTGATAAACTGCGCCGCTATCCCAAGGTCATTCAACTCGTACAGGAATTTCATGCCGCACATAAACCCATCGGACAAATCTGCCATGCAGGCTGGGTACTGATTTCTGCAAAAATATTGGATGGTGTTACGGTCACCTCCACACCAGGTATTCGTGATGATATGGAAAATGCAGGAGCCATCTGGAAGGATGAAGCTGTGGTGACAGACGGACATATTGTATCCGCTCGTCGACCGCCTGATCTTCCCCCTTACGGAAAAGCGTTCTGCGATGTATTAGCTAATAGCGCTCAGAAATAA
- the ytxJ gene encoding bacillithiol system redox-active protein YtxJ translates to MATMTKMTTIQQLNTALEASSDKPLLLFKHSTRCPISAGAYQEVESYLEDAPDENIEYGIIYVVEDRPVSNAAADMLQVKHESPQAILIKDGEAVWHTSHSNITARALHDHLT, encoded by the coding sequence ATGGCGACGATGACGAAAATGACTACTATTCAACAATTAAATACGGCTCTGGAAGCGTCATCAGACAAGCCGTTACTCCTCTTTAAGCACAGTACACGTTGTCCGATAAGTGCAGGTGCATATCAGGAAGTGGAGTCTTATTTGGAAGATGCTCCCGACGAAAATATTGAATACGGTATCATTTATGTAGTAGAGGATCGGCCGGTGTCCAATGCGGCTGCGGACATGCTTCAGGTGAAACATGAATCGCCGCAGGCCATTTTAATCAAGGACGGGGAGGCTGTCTGGCATACATCCCATTCGAATATTACAGCCCGTGCGCTTCACGATCATCTCACATAG
- the ccpA gene encoding catabolite control protein A, which yields MTVTIYDVAREAGVSMATVSRVVNNNPNVKPQTRKKVYEAIEQLGYRPNAVARGLASKKTTTVGVVIPDISNSIFAEIARGIEDIANMYHYNIILCNADKRKEKEIRVINTLLEKQVDGLLFMGGTVTDEHIQAFHTAAVPIVLCATSDEKGSYPSVDIDHEAAAFDAVNTLIRHGHRQIAMISGTLQDPANGYARFQGYKRALETAGIDYQEDLVRIGNYRYESGVEAMKYFLGLKKKPSAIFAATDEMAIGAIHSIQDEGLKVPDDFSVISVDNIRMASMVRPQLTTVAQPMYDLGAVAMRLLTKLMKKENVENSRVILPHETILRLSVNYLD from the coding sequence GTGACGGTAACGATCTATGATGTAGCTCGCGAAGCTGGTGTCTCAATGGCCACGGTGTCCCGCGTAGTTAACAATAATCCTAATGTAAAACCTCAGACCCGCAAGAAGGTGTACGAAGCGATTGAACAATTGGGATATCGCCCGAATGCGGTAGCTAGAGGTCTGGCCAGCAAGAAGACAACGACTGTTGGCGTGGTTATTCCGGATATATCGAACTCAATTTTTGCAGAAATTGCACGCGGTATTGAGGATATTGCAAATATGTATCACTATAACATTATTTTATGTAATGCCGACAAGCGTAAAGAAAAAGAGATCCGCGTTATCAACACATTACTTGAAAAGCAAGTGGATGGACTGCTGTTCATGGGCGGCACAGTAACGGACGAGCATATTCAGGCCTTCCATACAGCTGCAGTTCCTATTGTTCTATGTGCAACGAGTGATGAAAAAGGTAGCTATCCTTCAGTTGATATTGACCATGAAGCCGCTGCTTTTGATGCAGTTAACACGTTGATCCGTCATGGACACCGTCAAATCGCAATGATCAGTGGTACGCTTCAAGACCCTGCAAACGGCTATGCACGTTTCCAAGGTTACAAGAGAGCATTGGAAACAGCTGGAATTGATTATCAGGAGGATCTCGTGAGAATCGGGAACTACCGCTATGAATCCGGTGTTGAAGCCATGAAATACTTCCTTGGTCTGAAGAAGAAACCAAGTGCTATTTTTGCCGCTACGGATGAAATGGCAATTGGTGCGATTCATAGTATTCAGGATGAGGGATTGAAAGTACCTGATGATTTTTCGGTAATCAGTGTTGACAACATTCGTATGGCCTCCATGGTTCGTCCTCAGCTGACGACCGTCGCACAACCAATGTACGATTTGGGTGCGGTAGCCATGCGTTTGCTGACCAAGCTGATGAAGAAGGAAAACGTGGAGAACTCTCGCGTTATTTTGCCGCACGAGACTATTTTGCGGTTATCAGTTAATTATTTAGACTAG
- a CDS encoding 5'-methylthioadenosine/adenosylhomocysteine nucleosidase, with protein MSRLYGLMGAMDEEIELLLSAMTEASKTTKTGITYTTGMIHGQRVVVCKSGVGKVNAAVTTQILIDHFGVEQIIFTGVAGAVHPDLNIGDIVISSTCMQHDMDVTPLGYARGVIPYQDTSEFAADPELVSLAEQACKSFGDRYIVGKVLSGDQFVANREIVTALHQEMDGACTEMEGAAVAQTAHMNAVPYVVLRSMSDKADGSAHVNYAEFTVEASHRSHRIVEFMLKHLG; from the coding sequence ATGAGCCGACTTTATGGATTAATGGGTGCGATGGATGAAGAAATTGAATTGCTGCTCTCGGCGATGACCGAGGCAAGCAAGACGACCAAGACGGGAATCACATACACTACCGGAATGATTCACGGGCAAAGGGTAGTCGTCTGCAAGTCCGGTGTAGGCAAAGTCAATGCTGCAGTAACAACACAAATCTTGATTGATCATTTTGGCGTCGAACAAATTATATTCACGGGAGTGGCAGGGGCGGTACACCCGGATTTAAACATTGGGGACATTGTCATCTCATCAACATGTATGCAGCATGACATGGATGTAACGCCTTTGGGTTATGCCAGAGGGGTCATTCCTTATCAGGACACCTCAGAGTTCGCGGCCGATCCCGAGCTTGTCAGTCTGGCTGAACAAGCCTGCAAATCGTTTGGCGATCGATACATTGTCGGGAAAGTACTTTCCGGCGATCAATTTGTCGCAAATCGTGAGATAGTGACAGCATTGCACCAAGAAATGGACGGTGCTTGTACCGAGATGGAAGGCGCCGCAGTGGCTCAGACAGCTCATATGAACGCTGTGCCTTATGTTGTCCTACGATCTATGTCAGATAAGGCTGATGGATCGGCTCACGTGAATTATGCTGAGTTTACGGTAGAAGCCTCACATCGTTCGCACCGTATTGTGGAGTTCATGCTCAAGCATTTGGGATAA
- a CDS encoding GNAT family N-acetyltransferase yields MQHLKLYHLDTLDHNGQTIHVEGPVSADRLRSFQMHTQLDAFRKPKEQFDALVEISELPEGRIIIAHDGETLLGYVTFHYPDEMERWSEAGMKDLLELGAVEVADDYRGLGLGSRMIRIAFEDGQLESYIIFTTEYYWHWDLKGSGLSVWEYRRMMERLMKTVNMVWYATDDPEICSHPANCLMVRMGDDVPLESREQFDRIRFVRRFMY; encoded by the coding sequence ATGCAGCATTTAAAATTGTACCACTTGGACACACTGGATCATAACGGACAAACCATCCATGTAGAAGGACCGGTATCCGCTGATCGATTGCGTTCATTTCAAATGCATACGCAACTGGACGCCTTTCGTAAACCAAAGGAGCAATTCGACGCGCTGGTGGAAATTTCAGAATTGCCTGAAGGCAGAATCATCATTGCCCATGATGGAGAAACCCTTCTGGGATATGTCACTTTTCACTATCCAGACGAGATGGAACGCTGGTCGGAAGCTGGCATGAAGGATTTACTGGAACTCGGAGCTGTCGAGGTAGCCGATGACTATCGCGGACTGGGCCTGGGTAGCCGAATGATTCGGATTGCCTTTGAAGACGGACAGCTCGAATCCTATATTATTTTTACAACCGAATATTACTGGCACTGGGATTTAAAAGGCAGCGGTCTTTCCGTATGGGAATACCGCCGCATGATGGAACGTCTGATGAAAACCGTAAATATGGTATGGTACGCCACGGATGATCCTGAAATATGCTCACACCCTGCGAACTGTCTGATGGTACGAATGGGAGATGATGTGCCCCTCGAATCACGAGAACAGTTTGACCGTATCCGGTTTGTTCGAAGATTCATGTATTAA
- the acsA gene encoding acetate--CoA ligase, whose amino-acid sequence MKIEELQAVVPTSNMGPYEQAYNNFQWEDVERHFTWYETGKVNMAHEAIDRHVEEGRGEKAALLYCDANRHETYTFSQLRASSNRFGNVLRKYGIGKGERVFIFMPRSPELVISMLGVLKVGAVVGPLFEAFMETAVKDRLEDSGAVALVTTPALLSRVKREELPALRHIFVVGDMDEREQGIIDFETEMLTSSEDLEPEWLGREDGLIIHYTSGSTGKPKGVYHVQNAMIQHYYTGKVVLDLREDDVYWCTADPGWVTGTSYGIFAPWLNGATNVIRGGRFSPEDWYRTIERHEVTIWYSAPTAFRMLMSAGEQVVANYDLSSLRHVLSVGEPLNPEVVRWGWQVYTQRIHDTWWMTETGGQLICNYPELPIKPGSMGKPLPGIQAAILDDRGQVLPPNRMGHLAIRTPWPSMMSRIWNNPNKFQEYFRFSGWYVSGDSAYMDEDGYFWFQGRIDDVINSSGERIGPFEVESKLLEHPAVAEAGVIGKPDTVRGEIIKAFLALRDGYTASEALQQDIYRFVKEGLSAHAAPREIEFKERLPKTRSGKIMRRVLKAWELNLPTGDLSTIED is encoded by the coding sequence ATGAAGATTGAAGAACTCCAGGCTGTAGTTCCCACATCCAACATGGGCCCTTATGAACAAGCTTACAACAACTTTCAGTGGGAAGATGTAGAACGTCATTTTACGTGGTATGAAACAGGCAAAGTGAATATGGCACATGAGGCGATTGATCGACATGTAGAGGAAGGCCGGGGGGAGAAAGCAGCACTTTTGTATTGCGACGCAAACCGTCATGAAACCTACACTTTTTCTCAGCTCCGTGCCAGCTCCAACAGGTTCGGAAATGTGCTGCGCAAATACGGTATTGGTAAAGGGGAGCGGGTGTTTATATTCATGCCGCGTTCACCTGAACTGGTCATTAGCATGCTTGGGGTTTTAAAGGTAGGGGCTGTTGTCGGTCCACTATTTGAGGCGTTTATGGAAACGGCGGTTAAAGATCGCTTGGAGGATAGCGGGGCGGTGGCACTAGTAACCACACCTGCGCTTCTTTCACGGGTGAAACGTGAGGAGCTTCCTGCGTTGCGTCATATTTTTGTGGTTGGTGATATGGACGAACGGGAGCAGGGAATTATTGATTTCGAAACGGAAATGCTCACGTCCTCAGAAGATCTTGAGCCCGAATGGCTGGGGCGTGAAGATGGATTAATTATTCACTATACGTCAGGCTCAACGGGCAAGCCCAAAGGCGTGTATCATGTGCAAAATGCAATGATTCAGCATTACTATACGGGGAAAGTGGTACTGGATCTGCGGGAAGATGATGTGTATTGGTGTACTGCGGACCCTGGTTGGGTTACGGGAACATCATATGGTATTTTTGCTCCTTGGCTAAATGGAGCCACGAATGTCATCCGTGGAGGACGTTTCAGCCCAGAGGATTGGTACCGCACGATTGAACGTCACGAAGTGACTATTTGGTATAGTGCTCCTACGGCGTTTCGGATGTTGATGAGCGCAGGGGAGCAGGTAGTTGCCAATTATGATCTAAGCAGCTTGCGGCATGTATTATCCGTTGGGGAGCCACTGAATCCCGAGGTAGTGAGATGGGGTTGGCAAGTATACACACAGCGTATTCATGATACTTGGTGGATGACGGAAACAGGAGGACAGTTGATCTGTAATTACCCAGAGCTGCCGATTAAGCCGGGTTCGATGGGAAAGCCACTTCCAGGTATTCAGGCTGCTATTTTGGACGACAGAGGCCAGGTGTTGCCTCCTAATAGGATGGGACATTTGGCGATTCGTACACCATGGCCATCCATGATGAGCCGCATATGGAACAACCCCAATAAGTTTCAGGAATATTTCCGCTTTTCCGGTTGGTATGTATCCGGTGATTCAGCTTACATGGATGAGGATGGATATTTCTGGTTTCAGGGGAGAATTGATGATGTTATTAACTCCTCTGGAGAGCGCATCGGTCCTTTTGAGGTGGAGAGCAAGCTTCTGGAGCATCCTGCCGTAGCAGAAGCAGGAGTCATTGGCAAACCAGATACTGTACGAGGAGAGATCATTAAAGCTTTTCTCGCCCTGCGTGATGGCTATACCGCGTCGGAAGCGTTACAACAGGACATTTACCGCTTCGTCAAGGAAGGGCTGTCTGCTCATGCTGCTCCGCGTGAAATTGAATTTAAGGAAAGGTTACCCAAAACCCGTTCCGGCAAAATTATGAGACGTGTGCTGAAAGCTTGGGAGCTTAACCTTCCTACAGGTGACTTGTCTACTATTGAGGATTGA
- a CDS encoding transglycosylase domain-containing protein, whose product MVEEKNNVSEPKPSRLRRTMRRLGRVIKWVVIIGFMGALFAGGTAAGYVASIVKNEPVRSRSTILQEVDKNAITGFAYFNDGSPIGQLRTEEDRRPVTFKEIPQLVIDAVIAIEDNHFYEHKGVDLSGTLRAVKQKALHESVQTGGSTLTQQLARRVFLNLDRTDDRKVKEILLSLRLERFLSKQQIITAYLNKVPFGNGSSGYNVFGIKAAAKGIFNENDLGKLNVAQAAYLAGLPQLPSSYSAYNGKGEFNEAGFKRAINRQHLVLSRMLEENKINKAQYDEAMAFDIKKSLAPRTVKAYNTYPYLMMETERQAAQALMSVTNPSQAANASADTKTKDDNDMLKEAEQQLRTGGYMVYTTIDKSVYKSMRQIAENNDNFSATSKTKGDEQAAAILIQHKTGAILGMMEGRDFQKEQMNYATQMVRQPGSAMKPIAAYLPALDSGLVQPGTIVDDAPIILKDGSNGYHIPKNANNRYQGLVTARYALNQSLNTIALKLFNEKVGINKAWAFAKKLGITTLEPSDNNAQTGVLGGLAHGVTVEELTNAYGAIPNGGVFNDAYMIEKIVDSQGNIVYKHQPNPVQAFTPQTAYLMTDMLRTAVSEGTGRLVKRNFNQSGKIPIAGKTGTTQSYTDVWFEGFTPDVTLGVWVGYKQPVNKLETKAQKERARRLWALIMNEVTAKDSQLFQTDSFKRPDGIVSRTASAYGSDIYNSKYLPKNSENGVTRAKYITYQGVNYIPRDGTPDDMLYERTVRKREKPISELIKELQQAFRVMRRHNSLSYYLPQDADKEAPTQIDPRKDDGAAPNAPSSVSVSYSDGKAIISFSPSGNSDVVGYRLYRSTDGGSFQRLGKVVMADGSKVFSDSPGGSSASYYVTAVDVGGHESGPSTQASAAPVVPPADSESPDIPGEGDGTGAQPTEVPTAPGQPQAKAAGTSVVLQWSAGKPADAITAYNVYYSESGAEPFKNIGSTANTSFEYKPGRKPKGWFRVTSMNTMGESAPSGAVRP is encoded by the coding sequence ATGGTTGAAGAAAAAAACAATGTATCAGAGCCTAAGCCTTCCCGCTTACGGAGAACCATGCGAAGGCTCGGCCGTGTCATAAAGTGGGTCGTCATCATCGGTTTTATGGGGGCACTATTCGCAGGGGGAACCGCCGCTGGCTATGTTGCTTCTATTGTAAAAAACGAGCCCGTGCGTTCCAGATCTACGATTCTACAGGAAGTAGATAAAAATGCAATTACAGGCTTCGCTTATTTTAATGATGGCTCTCCCATCGGGCAGCTTCGGACCGAGGAAGATCGAAGACCTGTTACGTTTAAGGAGATTCCTCAGCTCGTCATTGACGCAGTTATTGCCATTGAAGATAATCATTTTTACGAGCATAAAGGTGTCGATTTGTCGGGAACGCTGCGTGCTGTGAAGCAAAAGGCACTACATGAATCCGTACAAACTGGAGGGAGTACGCTTACCCAGCAGCTTGCACGTCGTGTCTTTTTAAATCTTGATCGTACGGATGACCGCAAGGTCAAAGAAATTTTGCTATCTCTGCGCCTTGAGCGCTTCCTGAGCAAGCAGCAAATAATTACAGCCTATCTCAATAAGGTACCTTTCGGTAACGGATCAAGCGGTTACAACGTCTTTGGTATTAAAGCAGCGGCCAAAGGTATTTTTAATGAGAATGATTTGGGCAAGCTTAATGTAGCCCAAGCTGCCTATCTGGCAGGTCTGCCGCAACTCCCTTCTTCTTATTCTGCTTACAACGGTAAAGGTGAGTTTAATGAAGCCGGATTTAAAAGAGCGATTAACCGCCAGCACCTGGTGCTCAGCCGAATGCTGGAGGAGAACAAAATCAATAAAGCACAATATGATGAAGCGATGGCTTTTGATATCAAAAAATCTCTAGCACCACGCACTGTTAAGGCTTATAACACCTATCCATATCTTATGATGGAAACAGAGCGGCAAGCTGCTCAGGCACTCATGTCTGTCACCAATCCGAGTCAAGCAGCTAATGCCAGTGCAGATACCAAAACCAAGGATGATAACGACATGCTCAAAGAAGCTGAACAGCAGCTTCGCACAGGCGGCTATATGGTATATACCACCATTGATAAGAGCGTGTACAAATCCATGCGTCAAATTGCAGAAAATAATGACAACTTCTCTGCTACAAGTAAAACCAAGGGTGACGAGCAAGCGGCGGCCATTCTGATTCAGCATAAAACCGGCGCCATTCTCGGTATGATGGAAGGTCGGGACTTCCAAAAAGAGCAAATGAACTATGCTACCCAGATGGTACGCCAGCCGGGTTCAGCCATGAAACCGATTGCTGCTTATCTGCCTGCTTTGGACAGCGGTCTTGTACAGCCTGGCACGATTGTGGATGATGCTCCTATTATTTTGAAAGATGGCAGTAATGGATATCACATCCCGAAAAATGCCAACAACCGCTACCAAGGATTAGTCACAGCGCGTTATGCACTGAATCAATCGCTAAATACGATAGCACTCAAGCTGTTTAACGAAAAGGTAGGGATCAATAAGGCTTGGGCTTTTGCTAAAAAACTGGGTATTACCACCTTGGAACCAAGTGATAACAACGCCCAAACCGGTGTACTCGGCGGCTTGGCCCACGGGGTAACCGTTGAGGAACTAACCAATGCATATGGAGCCATCCCAAATGGCGGTGTGTTTAATGATGCCTACATGATCGAAAAGATCGTGGATTCGCAAGGCAATATTGTATACAAGCATCAGCCTAATCCTGTACAGGCCTTCACACCACAAACCGCCTACCTGATGACAGATATGTTACGTACAGCCGTATCGGAAGGCACAGGCAGACTGGTGAAGCGTAACTTTAATCAATCCGGCAAGATTCCGATCGCCGGCAAGACAGGTACTACGCAATCTTACACCGATGTGTGGTTTGAGGGTTTTACGCCTGACGTCACGCTGGGAGTGTGGGTTGGTTACAAGCAACCTGTCAATAAGCTTGAAACGAAAGCACAAAAAGAGCGGGCTCGTCGTCTATGGGCTCTAATCATGAATGAAGTAACGGCTAAAGATTCTCAGTTATTCCAAACGGACAGTTTCAAGAGACCTGACGGTATTGTAAGCCGGACAGCGTCCGCCTATGGTTCAGACATTTATAACAGTAAATATTTACCCAAAAACAGTGAAAATGGTGTTACCCGTGCGAAATACATTACCTATCAGGGTGTAAATTACATTCCACGTGATGGTACGCCAGATGATATGTTGTATGAACGGACCGTTAGAAAACGGGAAAAGCCAATCTCAGAATTGATTAAAGAGCTTCAGCAAGCCTTTAGAGTGATGAGACGGCATAATTCGTTGTCCTACTATCTGCCTCAAGATGCAGATAAAGAAGCACCTACTCAGATTGATCCACGCAAGGACGATGGGGCAGCTCCTAACGCTCCATCTAGCGTCAGCGTAAGCTATAGTGATGGCAAAGCCATAATTAGCTTTAGCCCAAGCGGAAACAGTGATGTTGTAGGTTACCGTCTATATCGTTCTACAGATGGAGGCAGCTTCCAACGGCTTGGAAAGGTTGTCATGGCTGATGGCTCCAAGGTATTCTCTGATAGCCCTGGTGGAAGCAGCGCAAGTTACTATGTGACCGCCGTTGATGTGGGAGGACATGAATCTGGGCCAAGTACCCAAGCAAGTGCAGCGCCTGTAGTGCCACCTGCAGATTCTGAGTCACCAGATATTCCGGGCGAGGGAGATGGAACAGGTGCACAGCCTACAGAAGTTCCTACTGCTCCTGGGCAGCCCCAAGCTAAAGCTGCAGGCACGTCCGTAGTCCTCCAATGGAGTGCAGGAAAGCCTGCGGACGCTATAACAGCCTATAACGTATATTACAGTGAAAGCGGTGCGGAGCCTTTTAAAAACATAGGCTCTACCGCAAACACCAGCTTTGAGTATAAACCAGGCCGCAAGCCCAAAGGCTGGTTCCGTGTTACTTCCATGAATACCATGGGGGAATCAGCTCCTTCTGGAGCCGTTCGTCCATAG